Within the Hippoglossus stenolepis isolate QCI-W04-F060 chromosome 2, HSTE1.2, whole genome shotgun sequence genome, the region CGCTCCAAGTCTTTGTTTCGTTTAAAATTTCATCGTAGAGCTGAAACAAGTCGATcgacagaaaaatataatttaaattctTTTCTGATCGATTGTTTCGGTCTAATCTCTTACATTAGAAGTTTTGCTGCTTCTTTGTCATATCACAGTGAACTGAATATTTTGTTtaagtgaaacatttatttgttttgttacattttatagacaaaaaTGACTAATCAACACATTAATAGATCGTTAAAATAACCATTTGtcaatttattaaataacagaaaTTCATCTTGCATAAAATATGTCatgtattaataaataaaatttgattattttcacatatttatacttttttgaCACCGTAAACCAGAGAGTAGAATTATAAATACATTCAATAGTTCATTTAGAGTTCATAGAGCAAACATGGCTAtcttatatttatacatttcattaATGTAAGtattcattaaaaatatttttcacagATCATGTTATTTACACATCACAGAACTACAGTAACTACACGTTGGTATCAGACATTAAAACATTGTGATTACAGGTCGATGTCCTGCAGGTTCCCCCAGCTGGGTCCCACCTTGACTTTGGCCTTGAGCTTTACGTACAGTTTTACTGCcgactccatctctctctttactATCTGAGCAACCTGATGAAGGGttttgggagaaaaaaaagaatttaaatatacTCGTGGTCTTTTCCAGACTGTGCTGTCCTGTTTCTTAAATTGGCCTAAAAGAAATGTGCAGGAAATGCACTACGTTTAAGAAAAATGGTCATAGGATGTCtctaagttttttttttttttaataaacatttctgCATATTCTTTACATTTAATATACATTCAGTAACTGACAATCCAGTAAATCATTTCCATACCTGGATGAGGTCGTCCTCTGTGGTTTCATAGATGAGCTCATCATGCAGCTGCAGGACAAAGTAGGCTCCTCTTAGGTGAGACACCCGAGCCCTGCTCTGGTTCCTGGCTGTACAACAGAACAGCATTGATGTTATCAGACAGGATTAGTCTACAggctctcactgtgtgtgtgtggtgtgagaaCGGTGAAAGTGTGTGTCACCTGAGAGTGTGTGCTGGTGAGACGCGGGAGCAGCAGGATATGTTTTCCTCAGTCGATTCTGGATGTTCACGGTGGCGAGTTTAACAATGTCTGCTGCTGAGCCCTGAACAGTCGTGTTCACCGCCTGACGCTCTGCCTGAGGGAGGGAGCAAGACAGAAACTGATGttatgagcaaaaaaaaaaaaaaatcacatgtatTTCACAGCCTATAAATAAACGGAAGTTGTGGTGGAGCGGCTCGCTTACATGTGCTTTGATGTGCGAGTTGGTGTTAGTGATTCCAGGGAGGTATCTCCTGCGGCCCTTCAGAGTCTGAACATAGCCGTTCTTTACACAGTTCTTCACAGTTTCTTTAAGAAAAGCATTGATGcctgaaacataaaaaacaaactcaactgaactatttttttattttaaaaccaaacatatcTAAAATCAGGTATTGAATACATTCTGAGCCATTAGTTGTATGAGCATGATTAAAGCAGAGATGGAAATGTGTCTACCTTTGTATCTGGACTTGAAACTCTCTATGTAGCAGGCTGCATCATTCTCCTCCACTCCCATTTGTTCCCCCAAAGACTTGGCTCCCATCCCGTAAATGATACCGTAACAAAtctgcaaagacaaacacacattatgtcACATGTCGCACACACGCGCTGTTGAGCTTCCCATTTTAGGTGCATGCCTGTGGTTCTCATCTCTTTCCTGCCTCGTACCTGTTTCGCCTGTTGTCTCAGGTTGTCATTCACCGTCTCTGGGTCGATACTTTTCCACTCAGCGGCGATGCAGCGGAACACGTCTGCTCCTCCATTCAGCACCTGGTGAACACAAAGAGGCTCCGTCGTTTCTTTACCTGCGTATCCATGTTTAACATACAAGGGTTCCTTACTGTTCACTATGAACCACTGACCTGCAAAAGTCGCTGATCCTTGGACAGATGAGCCAACACTCTCAACTCCAGCTGGGAATAATCAGCTGCTAAGATCATTCCTCCTGGTGTGCAAAAAGACAAGgctgacacacaacagacactgaAGTTACAGACCAACTCAAGACAATTACATCATTATAGTCACCTGAAAACGGTACAAAGGCGTGTCTCATGCTGACGGAGAAAGTCGGGCCttgtcctgcagctccagctgtAACTGAAGGCACCGCAGAGCGTCTCTTCTTTCTGAAACAGAACAGTATGAGCTTTGTAAAGAAAATGCATCTAATTCTTTCAACTCCAGCAACGGTTAGAATAACTTTGAAAATGGTCTTTAAAAGACCAGTTTCACTTTACACCTTCTGACTCAACTTTTATGAATTGGCACTCATGACCCTGTATTTTCCTAGTCATGTAATTGGTTATGGTATAATGAATATTAGCATAAAAGATTTGAGATTTGATGTAGTTGCCTCTGATTGattgacaaatgcacaaattTACTTTTATATTGACATATTCACCTTTTACATGATGTATCTTCTGTAGTGTTTGCATGCAGAAGctcaaaaacacaatatttatgaTATAACCACATTGGAGTATATATGAAGTAAAGCTATAACAATATGGGAGGATTTAGATTGACTCAGTGTTTCTGAAAAGGTAAAATGGATTTAAAGTCTGCAGTTATCAACACACTAAGAGCCTGAGTGGAgtgtacttttttctttctcaggtaGACAGATTTATCCACCAGAGGGAAAATGATATATGAGGAAGTTATGACTAGAATTACAGTTCTTACTCAGAACATACTGGAGGCCACCCAACCCCCCACTTTGAGAAGCGCTGGCTCATAGCTCATACCCACCCTGGTTTGTTCTGGCAGCCGTTTTGTGAAGGAGGACTCTCATCCACCACCGTGGGCATGTCGATCTCAAAGTCTTTGGGGACGTTCTGTATGTTGGGATCAGTGAAGCTCACTCGACCTGACAGCAGAATGAGCTCGGTCACTGCATGTTTTACATTCACTGCAAAATAAAACGTGCTAAACTAAAATAATTCACCAATGAAGTGAAGTTGTGTCCTCGTGAAACACATTCCATATTTATCGGTTGTCTATGAGCTTtacctgtggctgtgtgtgtctgggcgATGGGGTATATTCTGTTCATGGCCAGTGTAGGATGATAttgtttctccctctgcaggGGGAACACCACTTTGGTCAGGGCATTAGTGATCCGCCTCCACTCCAGAATCACACCTGGCAGCGGGTGCAAGGGGCAAAGCTTCTCCAGAACATCCTgccaacatattttttatttagtttaaacACTGTGGATGTTTAATCTCCCCAATAATGTTGTGTAATGCAAAGCAGTTTCACCTTGGTGGTGCTGAATTGCTTTCCAAGCCGTACTCTGCCACCGCCTCTCCTGGTGTAGCCCAGAGTCTTCTTACCTTTTGATCCGCCCACGTCACCATTTGGAGGCAGGTGAAGCTCCAAGAACAAAACCTAGCATACAGATGTTTGGAGAAACTGTAACTCTGAGTGAATTTGAAGTTTTGGTTCCCAAACACTGTCGGGATAGAGAAGTAAACGTGTCAAACCTGGGCGATGTCGTCGACACTGGTGAGGGAGAAGCCGTGTCCAGCCAGGTTGTACGCCTGAGACTCCAGCGTGGAGAGTTTGGCCTGCATCAcgtgtttctgtctctcacactcTTCAGCACTGAAGCCCACTCCATTCAGTTCCAACAGAGCCAGACTCACCTGAGAAGGCATCTCAATGCTCCTGAATAGatctgacacaaacaaaacattaaaccACTGATGTTTACCACAGTTCTGTCCACTGCTACAATACTGTACGATTAACAGTCTCTATACCAAGCATGCCGTCCTGCTCCAGCAGGCCGCTGACGTGCTTCATGACAGCATGTACAAGCACGCTCTTGGTCGCTGCCCTGACACGGGgacagtgtgcgtgtgcatttCCGAGTCCATCCAGCAGAGGTAGCTCTTCAGGACAGAAGACAGTCACCATGTTGGGCAGAGTCCTCTCCTCACTGCCAGGGTCCACCAGCCAGCAGGCGACCTGTGGTGAACATTCAACACAGTCGATTAGCTGCAAGTTTAGGACATAAACCCGCCTCCtacatgttggtggatgggacatggaacaaactaaTGAGTCAAAATACACTTCAAatcagatggtttctgtcaatttACATAGCTCTTagcacactgatgtttgttcaagtgctaatttaatgataagtttggttttaattagttacttgatgctattaaaacgaggtgaaacttcatgattgaaGACTGAGACTGACTGTTCCTGGATAAATGGGTGTAGCTTCTTCTCCAACAATGAAGTTAGAAGAACTTCTCtactgtctgcaggagtgtgtgtgtgtgtgtgtgtgtgtgtgtgtgtgtgtgtgtgtgtgtgtgtgtgtgtgtgtgtgtgtgctcgtctctgtggctatttccacatttatttagttattaatctaTTATGTCtgatcatgaatccggattgTTCTGGTCACTTAAACCCTGAGGTCCTGGCTTTCAATGCAAAGCTTTTGTACTCTGCATGAGTACAAAGATCTGCATGTGAATGGACACTTTGCATGTATGAGTTCCGTATTCTCACCTTGGGGTCTTCACAGCTTCCCTCCAAGCTGATGCCACAGCTCAGTACCAGCGTCTTGTACACCTGGATGATGTCATAAGTGACAACCACTACCCCACTGGGACCCTCTGATGGCCGACTCAGACAAGCCCTCACCTGCCCCAGCCTCTCACTTACTGGCAGATCCTCAtccagcagaggaggagccagactGGAGCTCAAACCTGAGCGTTAAACAGACGAGATGAATGAAGGGAACATTTCATTTGGATTGTGGGCAGTaacgtgcgtgtgcgtgtcgATACCTTTGCTCTGCTCTTGCTGCAGAGATACGTAGTACGCGTCTCTTGCTCCCCAGCAGACCGACAGTCCAATCAGCACCAGTCCATCACTGTTTCTCACTGGAAAACCATTGAGCTTCTGAtgagctgctgatgctgcacaGATGAACACACGCATGGATGAGGACATGGGTTATTTAGGGTATTACAGTCATTTGTGTTGTAGGTGACAAGGTAAACAGATGCAGAACATTGATTCTCTGCACTGTGCTTGGTAGATTAAGTAGACTTGGGGTGTAAAACTGTGCTTTTTAACAATCTATatcacattttactgcagcTAAATGTCACCTCTATGTTTACCTCTCTTGTGTTTCCCTCCTATTTCCTCCTCAGGCTgctctctgcgctccctcttTTCACAGGCCAACGCCAGACAGTACCGCTCCTTAGTTTTCCACTCTCTGATGAAAGTTTCAAACAGGCCCCTGTCACTCGCCACGTCTATGATGGAGAAAGACCCAGAGTTGCTGGAATTTGGTGATGCTTCTTGGgacagctgaagagtgaagcctTCAACGACTGGCGATTCTGTATCAGATGGAGTCTTTGGTCGGTGAGAGGACGGAGAAGTGCCCTGTGGAGGACGGCTGAGCTGCTGGTCGCTGTGTAGCAGAGGTTTGGGTTTTGAGCATTGAACAGACCTCAGCTCGGATTCAGGATGTGTAGTTAAAGATTTTGTTTTCTCCAGCTGGTGTTTGTGGCTCCGATCAGAATTGGGCTGTTTAGTGTCGGTAGCTTCTGATGGATGATTACTGTGTCCTGTGAGAGATTTACGACATTTCCGGGCTGCCTGTTTCCGTGGAGGAAGGGTTGAGGGGGTCGACTGGTTCAGGGGCTTGGTGGTGAGAGGCGACTGGACCGAGGAGGTGGTTAGTTTTACTCTGGGGGTGACCGGCGGCGTTTCCTGGGTGGGGGGAATGAGGTCACCAGCAGATCCTGGTCTCTCTGTGACATTCTCAGCGTCGTGTCTGGAGGGTTGTGCCGACTGAGATTCGCTCTCAGCAGCAGGTTGCACATTCAGCTTTCCTGTGTTCCTGCCCTGTATTGAAGGCTGAGGTGGAtctggagtttctgtgtttgcagcagcagcagcagcagcaggagcagcagcaggagcagcagcagcagcaggagcagcagcagcagcagcagcggctgttTGAGTGGCTGTGTGGCCTGCGTTAGTGTTTTGCCAGGACTGGTCAGACATACTAGGCCAACGGTCAAAGATCTCCTGTAAATCAGGGCTGCAATTAAGATTTCTTTCAGGTGCATTAtctacaaataaaacattcatgtttgtttccatctcttcctgttttccactttcacccccctgtctcccacCTGCTTTATTGTCATTAGCTGTAGCTGTGTCCTTGTCACGCTCACGTTGAGTTGCAGTGCGCTGAGGTTGTGTTTGTATCGGACCAGGTTCGGATGTTGAATTTGACAGCTGTTCCTCTGCGTTGGGTTCCTGAGCTTGATGTCGGCCTTGTTGCTCTGTTTGCGTTCTCTCCGTATGCCTGAATAAGCTCTGCCTCTTCATAAAATGCTCGCCCACAAACAGCGAGTCGCCCCACTCCGACAGGTTGAAGGAGGACTCGCCCCACTGCACTGCCTCCTGCTTATCAGCCTCCTGGTTGGCGAGGAGCTCACTGCGTCGTCGCTCCTGGGTCGATGGAAGGGGGCACTTCTGCTCCTGGCCATCAGATTCCTCCTCGTCTGACTGGTGGTGTGGGCTCAGACCAGCCAGCAGGGCGCTGTCATACAGGCTGTcgaacaggaagctgctgcttctgttaGGACTCTCAGAAGCAACCTGATTGGCAGCAGGGGCGTCAgtatcatcatcaccaccttcatTTTTACCTTCATCCATGTTCTCACCGCCACCAGGACCAGGAGACATCTGGGAAAACAACAGCATGTCCTTATTAAAGAGGCAAAGCACAtgattaaattgtttttcttatttgcagTCCATATATAATCATAATTATTGTAATTGATTCCGATGAGTCACCTGGTGGCTGGTGTTGAGGATGAGCTCCATCTGGCTATCTGTAATAGAGATATTGAATCTGGGACATGGGTTGTTAGGGGCAAGTCCGTTGTCTCCCTCCAGCTCGACAACTGTCTCTACCATTCcctcttcttttgtcttttctgtttctaaCATCTGATTCCTTCCTTTTTCATTCCTGTATTGGTATGACTGTTGAACGAGAATTCTTTCTGTCTGAGTGTCCAATTCAAAGCTGTCGCCAAAGCTCTCCTGTCCCTTTTCAACATCTCCCTCATCTCCCGTGTACAGCTCCGGAGATGAGAACTTATCCACCTCTCCGGCCTCTACCCTTCTTCGCTTGGCTTCTGGAGAGAATAATGGAGGATCTGATGCAGCGCCATTTGTCGGGGCAGAAACTGAGGGAGGAGTTTGTTGCACGGGGTCAGTAGTCGCCTGCTGGACTGCAGGGCCGGAGGTGTCGGCTGATTTCAGGGGGGATGTTCGCACAGTCTCTCCGTTATCTTGGGCACATTTGTCAGTTTGTATGGAGTGCAGGACTTTGCTTAGAGCCCTTGAGTGCTTCTGTCTACTTTGCTGCACAGGTGAGGCAGCACCCCCTGTGGTGCCGTCTCTTTTTAAAGTGCTTGTGGAAACACTACGTTGTTCCTCCACCCAGGATATCGGAGGTCTGAAACGAGGAGGGGGCCTTGGAGGAGGCGTGGGCTGAGGATGTGGCAGCGACCGAGGCAGAGGGCTGGATACAATCTCCGCCAACTCCTGTGTCAGACTTCTTTCAGGAACGGGCTGTTTTGCTTGCTGACCCACTGGTCTACCTGAGACTGGGCCTTCACTTTTTCCCCCTGGTTTTTGgggctcttcctcttctttttctggCCTCATGGGTGTTTGTCTTTCTagtttttcatttagattttttgttttatttgccatggacatatttttatttgtctctgctttctcttctgtttctttgcCACTCTCCACTGGCATCTCATTATCTGTTTGTATAATTTCAGGGTCTGTTCTATCTTCCTTTCTGTGCACCTCAAACTTTTTGTTTACTTCCTTTTCAGTAGGATTGGACttcccctgctctctcctgATTTCACCTTCTggtttctcctgttttcttttctcacttcTATAATCCTCCTCTCTACGTCCACCAGCATCTCTACTCTTACTTTTCTTGAGTCTGCCTCCCTCCTGGCCATCTTTAGTGTTACCTCCCTGCGCTTCGTGTGAGATGAGATTTGAGCCAGATGAAGTTTCTGAGTCAATGCTGTGATGGTCGTCAGGGCTGACGACACCAGGAGCTCCAGGAGGAAGTGTCGTCGGGTCCCACTGAACTCCTAGCCTGGCCAGGTCTTCCCGGAGGAGGAGCCTCGCCTCAGTAACAATCTCGTCGGCTGCTTCCTGCTCCGTCAGGGCCCGCCCACCTGTCACCCAGACACAGCGAAGCTTCCGTCTCTCCACCGCCTCCATCTCACTTTCATCAACTGCACGCTTGGAGCTGAGGAACAGACACCGTTGACTTTACATTTGGGCATCAACATTTTTCAGGGAGATTAAACTTGGTGTGTTGATGTTAAAGTTGCTTTGATTTAGAAGTGGAATTTGTCTTGAGTATGAGTACatatgttagtttttttttaatatatatatatatatatagggttattttatatatatatatatatatagcattgtatatatatatatatatatttacaatgcTATACTATTTGTGTAGTCAAACTACTTTTTTGTAAGTGTGAGGACACATTTTCACAAAGGtgataatatttacattttacctttataaataaagctatttctattttttttaaatactgaaaCAAATCTAATTTAACTGTGTGGACAAAATTACAGATATTATGATGCTTATATTTGCTAGAATAATCTAAAGAAAATGACTCTGTCCGGCAATTACATCATTGTAAAGGGGCTAACATTactgcaacagacacacacgcacctcTTGAATGGGACTGCATTCCTTAAGGCTTTCTCCACGTCAGCCACAGTGGCCCTGGCTAGTTCAGCGACAGTACAGAGCCCTTGTGTGTAGAGCGCTCTGGCTCGTGTTGCATTCAGGAGGGAGACTCTGACCAGGTCGACCAGCTCCCTCTGGACTCCAAAGCTCAGCCTGGTCTGGTACtgggacagcagcagctccatgtTGTGCCAGCCCAGACGCTTGCAGAACACTGTCACCATACCTGAGGGGCAGCACAAAGTGAACAGACTGTTTCTGGAAGCTCCAGCACTGAGCCATTGATTTAAGGTAAATAATTGTCTCTTTTTAAGCTTAGGCTTTAAGCTTTTGCTTTCTTAGGGTTTCTtgccgtgtctgtgtgggttaaTTGAATATGGACTCTCACCCAGATTGAATTGAGCCACGTGCCTACAAAGTCTACACACTCGATCCTTGTGAACCCTCTCACGGTAACTTGATGCAATAAGCATGAGCACTAATGAACGATGGATACAGTATATAGCTCTGAAGAAAGTATATCGTGCATCAGCTAATGGAATGAAGTCTATTCTGTATATACATTACTCTGAAGTGCAGCTGCTTCCTGCATCAAGTTACTACACTTGTTACTACCCTCCATTTTTAATGTAAACTCTGTAGGTGTACTCTACATTGACTTCAGCATGTACCTGCATAAGTAGAAGCAGACTGCTGGAGAGACTGTAACTGCCCACGATTGCAGTTGTATTTAGAAGCAACTGTTCCCAACGGCACCTCATTCACCAGATCCTGGAGTACAAGGGTGGTGAAAAACCTGGATAGTGACAACAAAGACAGGATGTTAATCTCTAAAACTAACTGTTTGTCAATCTGCAATCAAGATCAAAGTGAGCTTTACCGTTTATGAATTGCCATCTGTCGACgctgtttttctgtcttggCGACAAGTTTGCCGCTGACGGACCTCGCGAGAAAACCTTCCTGGACGCCGACCAGCTCTGCCACTCTTTTCATCGATGACGAGAGCTGTTCCCACAGACGGAAGAACTGATACCAATCTATGGTCGTCCACTCTGCGTACAACGGGGTGATCTGTGAGGACAAAGAATCATGTATGACTCGGCTTATGGGGACTGATTAAATTGGTTTgatgaggggcaatttggctCAAAACCTACACTCAACATTTAGTTACTCTTAGGAATCAAGTGGTGAGGGTTCAGGGATAATCTGGAGTGAATAAAGTTGAGAGaaagttataaataaaatgtaccaGATAAAGAATGTGCAAATCATTTTCCAGCACAAAGCCCTTCATGGCGCGCTGGAGATCTGCAAATATTCCCAGAGCCtcgggaggggagagggaggaggagagggtggcaGCGCCGAGTTGAGTGGGACAGTATCGCTCCTCTGCATCTGCAGATACAACACATGATATTTaacagatctttttttcttgcCAAATTGTAGGAAAACTTTAGTAAAGTATGAGTTTTGGATTCAGTGTGCTTATTTACAGTAGCCTTGCACCTACATGTGATGTGCAAACACTTTTTCTGTGGTAGTAGTGCTCAGTGTATCCAGATGCATCTGTTTGACTGCATTAACttaaaaagtgaaacatttaaaattctaTCCTCAtgtaatttttttgtgaaatatcaGCTGTTACCAGAGGGTCAGTCTAATTCTGTTTCCATCGTGGCATAGCACATAATAAAATAGCACTTGGGCAATGGTGTCCGTACCGTCTCCCTCCTTCTGGATGCTAATAAATTCATTATCCATCAGCCATTCAACACAGGCCTCAATAGCCCCTTTGTTGGTGCCTTCGTCTGATCTGGATTTGCCGTCACATTTCATGCTGGCAGCCAGAAGAGAACACGAAGCGTACAATGACACATCCTGTGGAGTGCTGGCTACGCCGCCAACAATGATCTGTGATATGGAATGATATGAATTAGGCACAAAAAAATTGTAATCAAAGAGTTTATGAGgcagaaattgtttttttgtcactgCACTGAAGACTTATAATCAGGAAAAGACTCGCATACATCCTGTA harbors:
- the polq gene encoding DNA polymerase theta, translating into MSRSGPPKRKSYLGQHQIKKTQGLHAPEEPLQGDRPSDDTDSRDSLMSGGAVFPLGESTLALDAELLQVLDAVDPVKPAARPTPVERDAHEEPASLAAFGPAHSLAPVGDNKRQSDRGQGPHRAPSAQERVSWRSVDCKRPGRTAECKDLAQKLLFSEDLEEAEGAKKGSERDQPVPASADINEPPCREIKDSQRAGSSNKQKGAPRRKSPPLSKEESGSSKNAAPPLDVSRDYILFSPTRLTAAMKRAKLQQSLQNQSASVLTVPTGLELSSLSDTLPRPGIALCAPLNQAEMLQLSSWGLPKPVLERYQKHKVTSMFEWQAQCLTVGHVLQGGNLVYSAPTSAGKTLVSELLMLKRILETKRKALFILPFVSVAKEKMHYLQSVFEEAGVRVEGYMGSTSAAGGFKALDVAVCTIEKANSLINKLIEEDSMGLLGMVVVDELHMVGDSGRGYLLELLLTKIRYIAQKQNTTGSLSEGVQIIGMSATLPNLSLLASWLGAELYQTDYRPVPLLEHLKVGCNIYDKSLSVVRQFTPALHIKGDDDHIVSLCYETVSDGRSVLLFCPSKNWCEKLADSIAREFYNLRLADGQGDTNLRPVSLDQEGLVDVLAQLRRTPAGLDPILQRTVPWGVAFHHAGLTFDERDVLEGAFRQGMVRVLAATSTLSSGVNLPARRVIIRTPTFNGHLLDPLTYKQMAGRAGRKGVDTIGESVLVCKEAERQKGIILLTGALQPISSCLVRREGEGVTTSMLRAILEIIVGGVASTPQDVSLYASCSLLAASMKCDGKSRSDEGTNKGAIEACVEWLMDNEFISIQKEGDDAEERYCPTQLGAATLSSSLSPPEALGIFADLQRAMKGFVLENDLHILYLITPLYAEWTTIDWYQFFRLWEQLSSSMKRVAELVGVQEGFLARSVSGKLVAKTEKQRRQMAIHKRFFTTLVLQDLVNEVPLGTVASKYNCNRGQLQSLQQSASTYAGMVTVFCKRLGWHNMELLLSQYQTRLSFGVQRELVDLVRVSLLNATRARALYTQGLCTVAELARATVADVEKALRNAVPFKSSKRAVDESEMEAVERRKLRCVWVTGGRALTEQEAADEIVTEARLLLREDLARLGVQWDPTTLPPGAPGVVSPDDHHSIDSETSSGSNLISHEAQGGNTKDGQEGGRLKKSKSRDAGGRREEDYRSEKRKQEKPEGEIRREQGKSNPTEKEVNKKFEVHRKEDRTDPEIIQTDNEMPVESGKETEEKAETNKNMSMANKTKNLNEKLERQTPMRPEKEEEEPQKPGGKSEGPVSGRPVGQQAKQPVPERSLTQELAEIVSSPLPRSLPHPQPTPPPRPPPRFRPPISWVEEQRSVSTSTLKRDGTTGGAASPVQQSRQKHSRALSKVLHSIQTDKCAQDNGETVRTSPLKSADTSGPAVQQATTDPVQQTPPSVSAPTNGAASDPPLFSPEAKRRRVEAGEVDKFSSPELYTGDEGDVEKGQESFGDSFELDTQTERILVQQSYQYRNEKGRNQMLETEKTKEEGMVETVVELEGDNGLAPNNPCPRFNISITDSQMELILNTSHQMSPGPGGGENMDEGKNEGGDDDTDAPAANQVASESPNRSSSFLFDSLYDSALLAGLSPHHQSDEEESDGQEQKCPLPSTQERRRSELLANQEADKQEAVQWGESSFNLSEWGDSLFVGEHFMKRQSLFRHTERTQTEQQGRHQAQEPNAEEQLSNSTSEPGPIQTQPQRTATQRERDKDTATANDNKAGGRQGGESGKQEEMETNMNVLFVDNAPERNLNCSPDLQEIFDRWPSMSDQSWQNTNAGHTATQTAAAAAAAAPAAAAAPAAAPAAAAAAANTETPDPPQPSIQGRNTGKLNVQPAAESESQSAQPSRHDAENVTERPGSAGDLIPPTQETPPVTPRVKLTTSSVQSPLTTKPLNQSTPSTLPPRKQAARKCRKSLTGHSNHPSEATDTKQPNSDRSHKHQLEKTKSLTTHPESELRSVQCSKPKPLLHSDQQLSRPPQGTSPSSHRPKTPSDTESPVVEGFTLQLSQEASPNSSNSGSFSIIDVASDRGLFETFIREWKTKERYCLALACEKRERREQPEEEIGGKHKRASAAHQKLNGFPVRNSDGLVLIGLSVCWGARDAYYVSLQQEQSKGLSSSLAPPLLDEDLPVSERLGQVRACLSRPSEGPSGVVVVTYDIIQVYKTLVLSCGISLEGSCEDPKVACWLVDPGSEERTLPNMVTVFCPEELPLLDGLGNAHAHCPRVRAATKSVLVHAVMKHVSGLLEQDGMLDLFRSIEMPSQVSLALLELNGVGFSAEECERQKHVMQAKLSTLESQAYNLAGHGFSLTSVDDIAQVLFLELHLPPNGDVGGSKGKKTLGYTRRGGGRVRLGKQFSTTKDVLEKLCPLHPLPGVILEWRRITNALTKVVFPLQREKQYHPTLAMNRIYPIAQTHTATGRVSFTDPNIQNVPKDFEIDMPTVVDESPPSQNGCQNKPGKKRRSAVPSVTAGAAGQGPTFSVSMRHAFVPFSGGMILAADYSQLELRVLAHLSKDQRLLQVLNGGADVFRCIAAEWKSIDPETVNDNLRQQAKQICYGIIYGMGAKSLGEQMGVEENDAACYIESFKSRYKGINAFLKETVKNCVKNGYVQTLKGRRRYLPGITNTNSHIKAHAERQAVNTTVQGSAADIVKLATVNIQNRLRKTYPAAPASHQHTLSARNQSRARVSHLRGAYFVLQLHDELIYETTEDDLIQVAQIVKREMESAVKLYVKLKAKVKVGPSWGNLQDIDL